One region of Xyrauchen texanus isolate HMW12.3.18 chromosome 11, RBS_HiC_50CHRs, whole genome shotgun sequence genomic DNA includes:
- the LOC127651317 gene encoding von Willebrand factor A domain-containing protein 7-like, producing the protein MDSLAAVAVFLLLGTLFQPPQAAAFKPLHSDGSLTHREITQIAILRKTAEACRDIAVDQGREFTLPINNKLTVASVRAACSNSYAALSTLSFTLAVAKIYLSNAAVDIVYLLTDPPHVDNEAFIEAQDIITQGLAAVKASMKQENYNSARVRLGALFHTLQDFYSHSNWVELGFTTPLRNMTRSDLPLNNLAGPKTPTCKSCNGDDCSDNILPEILQQKILTTGYTGLFSFSKPTGKCSHGGIFDLTSRREPTGGINKDTISSQHGFLHNRAANLAINATMEVLEDIRLATNNTAFLRLMGLSQTSVMAFVIDTTASMSDDIAEAKRVSFSIIDSRKGTSEEPSEYILVAFNDPGFGPLIRTENADIFKEKMNSLTASGGGDAPEMCLSGLLLALAGAPPSSNIFVFTDAAAKDSELKSTIEALIESTKSTVNFMLTHSTSFRKRRSVSERQSSSSRAMSQSEIQLYRDLAHASGGQVIEVTKATLPQATKIIPDTSTSALVTVFQVVRNPAKAENFSFVLDESLSNVTVYVTGDSPVFTLYSPTGVSQSVSEGNGALGQSSVDFHFNFVEYDGNRGDFIPKDSRPLTGGNATLFLSLTGGATVTEVLLVNASGSGAVNGTITAVAGTEYLVTFDRIPEGAFLVQLNGLLIASSMSTRFQRQSPTQQRSSRIIIMSQTQSLIEPGVPFSFIFTVNSTTTAGNYTIRARTNRGFKLSFSGSLSLGIFGSAQGSVTVTAPSNTEFGTDVTLTIEAQAPGGTDFNFVTQWFIVSAASVETSRWQLLTSYLKRAIHPFPAENHGLSLEGADSHPNLFTLSHKHPKYALEVTA; encoded by the exons ATGGATTCGCTGGCTGCAGTGGCTGTGTTTCTCCTTTTGGGGACCCTCTTTCAACCACCCCAGGCTGCAGCCTTCAAACCCCTCCATTCTGATGGCTCCCTCACCCACCGAGAAATCACACAGATCGCCATTCTCCGCAAGACTGCAGAAGCATGCCGGGACATCGCTGTTGACCAGGGGCGAGAATTCACACTACCT ATCAACAACAAACTGACTGTAGCTTCTGTCCGAGCAGCCTGCTCAAATTCATATGCTGCCCTATCCACGCTCAGTTTTACTTTGGCTGTTGCAAAGATTTATCTAAGCAATGCAGCTGTGGATATAGTGTACTTACTGACTGATCCACCTCATGTTGATAATGAGGCTTTCATTGAGGCTCAGGATATTATTACTCAAGGACTGGCTGCAGTGAAGGCCAGCATGAAACAGGAGAACTACAATTCTGCGCGTGTCAGACTGGGGGCTCTTTTCCATACTTTACAG GATTTCTACAGCCACAGTAACTGGGTGGAATTAGGATTCACCACTCCTCTCCGTAACATGACTAGATCTGACCTTCCCCTCAACAACCTAGCAG GCCCCAAAACACCGACATGCAAAAGCTGCAATGGAGATGACTGCAGTGACAACATTCTCCCAGAGATCCTGCAGCAGAAGATATTAACTACAGGATATACTGGCCTTTTCTCCTTTTCCAAACCTACAG GCAAGTGTAGCCATGGTGGCATTTTTGACTTGACAAGTAGAAGAGAGCCCACTGGAGGAATCAATAAGGATACGATCAGCTCACAACATGGCTTTCTTCACAACAGAGCCGCTAACCTGGCCATCAACGCAACCATGGAAGTGCTGGAAGATATTCGACTGGCCACAAACAACACAGCCTTTCTTCG ATTGATGGGGCTCAGTCAGACATCAGTGATGGCTTTTGTGATTGACACCACAGCTAGTATGTCTGATGATATTGCAGAGGCCAAGAGAGTGTCCTTCAGTATCATAGACAGCAGGAAAGGAACATCAGAGGAACCTTCAGAATATATTCTAGTTGCTTTTAATGATCCAG GTTTTGGACCTCTGATAAGGACTGAGAATGCAGATATTTTCAAAGAGAAAATGAATTCCCTTACAGCATCTGGTGGAGGAGACGCCCCAGAGATGTGCTTATCAGGACTGCTG TTGGCACTTGCAGGAGCTCCTCCATcttcaaacatttttgttttcactgATGCTGCAGCAAAGGACTCAGAATTAAAAAGCACAATTGAGGCCCTGATAGAAAGCACCAAGTCAACA GTGAATTTTATGCTGACACACTCTACCTCATTCCGTAAAAGAAGAAGCGTCTCGGAACGACAGAGTTCTTCATCAAGAGCAATGTCTCAGTCAGAGATACAGTTGTACAGAGACCTGGCCCATGCTTCTGGTGGACAGGTCATAGAAGTCACAAAGGCCACACTGCCTCAGGCCACGAAAATCATTCCAGATACATCTACCTCTGCACTG GTGACCGTTTTTCAGGTGGTGAGAAATCCAGCCAAGGCAGAGAACTTCTCTTTTGTGTTGGATGAGTCTCTGTCAAACGTGACCGTGTATGTCACTGGGGATTCTCCAGTCTTTACACTCTACAGTCCTACAG GTGTGTCTCAGTCAGTGTCAGAGGGAAATGGTGCTTTGG GTCAGAGTTCTGTGGACTTCCATTTTAACTTTGTGGAATATGATGGAAATCGTGGAGACTTTATTCCAAAAGACAGTCGCCCTTTAACTG GAGGGAATGCCACTTTGTTTCTCTCTCTAACTGGAGGAGCCACAGTGACAGAGGTGCTTCTAGTTAATGCTTCAGGATCTGGTGCTGTTAATGGAACTATCACAGCAGTGGCAGGGACAGAATATCTGGTTACCTTTGACAGAATCCCAGAGGGGGCATTTCTGGTCCAGCTAAATGGTCTGTTGATTGCCTCCTCAATGTCTACCCGATTCCAGAGGCAGTCACCCACCCAGCAGAGAAGCTCTAGAATTATCATAATG TCCCAAACACAGAGCCTTATTGAGCCTGGAGTCCCTTTCAGTTTCATCTTTACAGTGAATTCTACCACTACAGCTGGCAACTACACTATACGGGCCAGGACTAACCGTGGCTTCAAACTATCCTTTTCTGGCTCCCTGAGCCTGGGGATATTTGGCAGTGCTCAGGGATCTGTAACAGTTACTGCACCATCCAACACAGAGTTTGGGACGGATGTCACACTCACCATTGAGGCGCAAGCTCCAGGAGGCACTGACTTTAATTTTGTTACACAGTGGTTCATTGTCTCAGCTGCAAGTGTTGAAACCAGTAGATG GCAGCTGCTCACTTCCTACCTTAAGAGGGCAATCCACCCTTTTCcagctgagaaccatggcctcagtcTTGAAGGTGCTGACTCCCATCCCAACCTCTTCACACTCAGCCACAAACATCCCAAGTATGCGCTGGAGGTCACCGCATGA